One region of uncultured Sulfurimonas sp. genomic DNA includes:
- a CDS encoding SAVED domain-containing protein codes for MKNTISKITENYYFKVITIAVIFLSLFADALNNAQYYYMLGAIVIFFILLAFLDVKKMQKAYQEDTVHIPIVINVDDSHQAKHVFDNLLKDIEKKYKLHNLEKNLKTYSNVIREDLIFTYIGDIDSNGKYDKARLISFLQIIRYQLNKIESNLNNKVEFHLAYYKRPAIGFLIGALFESDGLVIYQNNQNKDKFDEVATIDDRTYKEEVDSFKMFTKSILKEDKNSDVVLLSIKASSHKIAFNADSLSKFTNVISMTANHKGTIGLEEDWVLYAREISTVLTNLQTQYKNITIVHNMPEALAIIVGMAIGNFWNVEITQYHHGDYPAIIKLNEVKCYF; via the coding sequence ATGAAAAACACGATAAGTAAAATCACAGAAAATTATTATTTTAAAGTTATAACAATAGCGGTTATATTTTTAAGTTTATTTGCAGATGCTTTAAATAATGCACAATATTACTATATGCTTGGAGCAATAGTGATATTTTTTATATTATTGGCATTTTTAGATGTTAAAAAAATGCAAAAAGCATACCAAGAAGACACTGTACACATTCCAATAGTTATAAATGTTGATGATAGCCATCAAGCAAAGCATGTGTTTGACAACTTGCTTAAGGATATAGAAAAAAAATACAAGCTTCATAATTTAGAAAAAAATTTAAAGACATATTCAAATGTGATTAGAGAAGATCTGATTTTTACATATATAGGTGATATAGATTCTAATGGAAAATATGATAAAGCAAGATTAATAAGTTTTTTACAAATCATTAGATATCAACTTAATAAAATAGAGTCAAATTTAAACAATAAGGTGGAATTTCATCTAGCTTATTATAAAAGACCAGCAATAGGTTTTTTGATTGGTGCTTTATTTGAATCTGATGGTTTAGTTATTTATCAAAATAATCAAAATAAAGATAAGTTTGATGAAGTAGCTACGATAGATGATAGAACATATAAAGAAGAAGTAGATAGCTTTAAAATGTTTACTAAGTCTATACTAAAAGAAGATAAAAATTCAGATGTAGTTCTGTTGTCAATAAAAGCTTCAAGTCATAAAATAGCTTTTAATGCAGATAGTTTAAGTAAATTTACAAATGTAATTTCAATGACAGCAAATCATAAAGGAACAATCGGACTAGAAGAAGATTGGGTTCTTTATGCAAGAGAGATATCAACTGTTTTAACTAACTTGCAAACACAATATAAAAATATAACTATTGTACATAATATGCCAGAAGCTCTAGCTATAATAGTAGGAATGGCTATAGGAAATTTTTGGAATGTAGAGATAACTCAATATCATCATGGAGACTATCCTGCTATCATAAAACTTAATGAAGTTAAGTGTTATTTTTAA
- a CDS encoding WYL domain-containing protein: protein MAKKDYDKTLRRLTQILSKLSYDERPNTRELAEEFGVSVRTIQKDIKDNLCEFPILKDFEGRFMFQEGFSLNRTVLDSDEMMFLKIALSQFDDVKNIDKIKHRIFQKLANNSFYNPYFIKQDDIEDLNIDSIFVERLEKFIKNQEILELTLTNKIIEIEAYKIANYDGFWYLFAKDLSDGRVKTFKLSQIKKINSINKYYKTSQKIIEETLKKTHSAFYDDGNCFEVLIKVDKDAAIYFKSKDFLQSQKILEESIDGSLKISFEVSHDEDIDNIIKSWLPHVEVLEPKRFRDKLLNELKIYLQKVKKK from the coding sequence ATGGCAAAAAAAGATTATGATAAAACATTAAGAAGACTAACTCAGATACTAAGTAAACTCTCTTATGATGAAAGACCAAATACTAGAGAGTTAGCAGAAGAGTTTGGTGTTAGTGTTAGAACAATACAAAAAGATATAAAAGACAATTTATGTGAATTTCCTATACTCAAGGATTTTGAGGGAAGATTTATGTTTCAAGAAGGCTTTTCTCTAAACAGAACAGTTTTAGATAGTGATGAAATGATGTTTTTAAAAATAGCACTCTCACAGTTTGATGATGTTAAAAATATAGATAAAATCAAACATAGAATATTTCAAAAACTTGCTAACAATAGTTTTTACAATCCTTATTTTATAAAGCAAGATGATATAGAAGATTTAAACATAGATTCTATCTTTGTAGAAAGACTTGAAAAATTTATAAAAAATCAAGAAATATTAGAGCTTACACTCACTAATAAAATCATAGAAATAGAAGCTTATAAAATAGCAAACTATGATGGTTTTTGGTATCTTTTTGCAAAAGATTTAAGTGATGGTAGAGTTAAAACTTTTAAACTCTCGCAAATCAAAAAAATAAATTCCATAAACAAATACTATAAAACCTCTCAAAAAATCATAGAAGAGACACTTAAAAAAACACACTCAGCCTTTTACGATGATGGAAACTGCTTTGAAGTGCTTATAAAAGTAGATAAAGATGCAGCTATATATTTTAAAAGTAAAGACTTCTTACAGTCACAAAAAATTTTAGAAGAGTCTATTGATGGTTCATTAAAAATTAGTTTTGAAGTAAGTCATGATGAAGATATAGACAACATCATAAAATCATGGCTTCCACATGTAGAAGTTTTAGAACCTAAGAGATTTAGAGATAAGTTACTTAATGAACTTAAAATATATTTGCAAAAGGTTAAGAAGAAATGA